Part of the Methylovirgula sp. 4M-Z18 genome is shown below.
GCCGAAATGCACGAGACCAAAGTTCTGGCCTGCCTCGACAATGTCGTCATAGAGCGCGACCTGGAAATCCGGCGTCGTCCATACCTCGTAGCCAAGTTCGCCGGTAAAGCCCGAGCGCGACAGAATGCACGGCGCGAGCCCGACCGCCGTTTCCGTCAATTGGAACAGTTTGAAGGCATCTTTGGCGAGATCGACCCGCACCAGCTTCTGCAGGAGCGCACGCGAATTGGGGCCGGAAATCGAAAAGCCGGTCAAGGTTGACGCACGGCTCAGCACCGTGACGTCGGCGGGTGGATTCTGGCTCCAGAACCAGCGCATGTGAAACTCTTCGGCAAAGCCAGAGCCGAACAGCATGTAACGGTCTTCATCGAGGCACGAGATCGACAGATCGCCGATGATCTTGCCGGCGGGCGAGAGCATCGGCGCCAGCGCCATGCGGCCGGGGCGCGGCATTTTACACGCGAGCACTTTGTCGAGCCAGGCGCGGGCGCCTTTGCCGCGCACTTCGTATTTGCCGTAGTTCGAGGTCTCGTACATGCCGACCGTCTTGCGCACGGCCTGGCATTCCGCCTTGACGATCGGAAACGCCTCCGAGCGGCGATAGGTCGGCGTCTCCTGGCGCGCGACGCCGTCGGGCGCAAACCACAAGGCATGTTCCAGACCGAAATTCGCGCCCCACACCGCGCCGGCCTGATCGAACCGGCCATAGACCGGCGTTGCGCGCACATTGCGTGCCTCGGGCAATTCCTCGTTCGGGAAGGCGAGGCGGAAGCGGCGGCGATAATTCTCAACGACTTTGCGGTACGTATAGGTCGGCGTCGCGAAGGAGCCGAACCGCGATACGTCCATCGCGAGAATATCCGAGCCCGGATCGCCCTTGGTCATCCATTCGGAGAGCACGAGGCCGATGCCACCGCCCTGGCTGAAGCCGGCCATCACGGCGCAGGCGACCCAGTAATTGCGCAAACCGCGCACCGGACCGACAAGCGGATTGCCGTCCGGCGCAAAGGTGAACGGGCCATTGATGACCTTCTTGATGCCCGCGCGGGCGACAGCGGGGAAATGCTTGAAGCCCACTTCCAATTCGGGCGCGATGCGCTCGAGATCGTCGGGCAGCAATTGCATCGAAAAATCGTCCGGCGTCTTGACCGGCGACCACGGCACGCAGGCTTTCTCGTAAGTGCCGAGCAGCGCGCCCTTGCCCTCCTGGCGGAAATAGATCTCGCCGGAGAAGTCGGTGGTGTTGACGAATTCTCGGTCGCGGCCTTCGAGCTCCGGGATCGCCTCAGTGACGATATACATATGCTCCATCGCGAGCACCGGCAGCTCGATGCCGACCATGTGGCCGACTTCGCGCGCCCATAGGCCGCCGCAATTCACCACATGATCGGCATGCACCGTGCCCTTGTCGGTCACCACATCCCACGTGCCGTCGCGCCGCTGGTTGAGTTCGAGCACGCGGGTGAAGCGGTGGATTTCCGCGCCCAGCATGCGGGCCGATTTCGCATAGGCCTGCGTCGTGCCGGCCGGATCGCAATGGCCGCCATCGGCGCGCCATGCCGCACCGATGAAATATTGTTCCTCGAGCAGCGGATTGAATTTTTTCGCTTCCCTGACCGACAGAATCTCGGTCTCCATGTGCAAGTGCCGCGCGCGGCTCGCCATGAGATGCAGAAAATCCATCTCGCCGTCGTTGGAGGCAAGATAAAGGCCGCCATTGGCGTGAATGCCGCAGGATTGGCCTGAGAAAGCTTCGAGCTCGCGCAACAGATCGAGCGTATATTTCTGCAGACGCGACACATTGGCGTCGCCGTTAAACGTGTGGGTGCCGCCGGCCGCATGCCATGTGGAACCGGACGTCAATTCGCTCTTTTCGATGAGCATCACATCGCGCCAGCCGGCCTTGGCGAGATGGTAAAGAACGCTACACCCGACGACGCCGCCGCCAATCACCACCGCCTGCGCATGCGTTCTCATAAAGCCCCGTCCTTCTTGGATTTTTGTTGCTGCTTCAGCACATCAAGATGCGGCATGATCGGGTGCGGGGCCTGTCGTGTCCATGCCAAAATTTAGATGCCGGACGGAGCGCCATCGGATTTTGAGGGATGGCACTTGCCCCGCTTGCAGCGATCCTCTTCACCCGTCGAGCCGATAGGCCTTGGCTGCCGTATCGCGGTAGAACGCGCGCAGCTCCGCATCGCTGCAACCATGAAGAATCTCGTCGAGAATCTCGATCCAGAGCGGATAGGGATGGGTCAGCGTCGAAACCGTCCAATCGGAGCCGAACATCGTCCGCCCGAAACCGAAACAGGCAATGACATGTTCGACATAGGGCCGGATGATTTGCGGCGTCCAGGCGTTGGGATCGGCTTCGGTGATGACGCCCGACATCTTGCAATAGACGTTCGGCAGGAAGGCGAGTTCGCGCAACTCGCTCCACCACGGCTCGCGAAACCCGAAGCGAATGCCGGGCTTGCCGATATGGTCGAGAATGAAAATCACTTCTGGACAGCGCCGCACGAGTTCGATCGCATGAGTCATCTGCCAATGTTTGATGCATAGATCGAAGCTCAAACCATATTTGGCTAGCAGCCGCACGCCGGCAATGAAATCCGGCTCAAGGCAAAAGGCCGGGTCCGCTTCGCTCTGGATGAGCCGGCGAATCCCGCGCAGCGATTTGTGCTCGGCCAAAGCGACAAGATCGGCCTCGACGAAAGCGCCTTTTTCCAAAGGCGCATGCGCGACCATCGCAGCAATGCGCGGCTCCTCGCGGGCAAGCCCGTCGATGAACCCCGCTTCGTCAAGATGCAGGCCCGGATCGGCGGCGACCTCCACAAAGACCACCTTCTCGACTTGCACTGCATCACACGCTGCATCGAATTCGGGCAAAAGATGGCGCCCGAGAAGTGCCGGCGCCTGTTGCATCCAGGAATAGGAAAGACGCGCCGAGTCATAGAGATGAATATGCGCATCGATCAACGGAAAATCTGGCATAAGCATTCCTTAGAGTCAGGACCTGAATCAGATAAGGTCTGGATAAGATCAGAAAGGCCGAGCGCCGCGTCGCATGCAGATCTTGACGGAACCGGCTTGCTGGTCAAGAGCGGTACTGGCATCATGTGCGAATCTGGAGGATGACGTGAACAAAACATTCGTCGGCGTCGATTGGGGCACATCGTCTTTACGCGCCTATCTCGCCGATGCGGGCGGCAAGATTCTCGCCGTTCACCGCAGCTCCGCCGGCATTCAACAGCAGCAGGGCGCATTCGAATCGACGCTCGGTACCGTTTTGACCGAATTGGCCGCGCCGCCGCATGTCCCCGTGCTCATGGCAGGTATGATCGGCAGTCGCCAGGGCTGGATCGAAGCGCCCTATGTGGAAACGCCATGCGATGCCAAGCGCCTGGCCGCCGGCCTCGCCGATGTCCCCAACGGGCTCGGACGCGATATTCGCATCGTGCCGGGCCTGTGCGACCTGTCCGGCCCCGCACCGGACGTGATGCGCGGCGAGGAAACACAATTGCTCGGGCTGCTGCGCGATTTTCCGAGCCAGTATGGCGCCGTCGTCATGCCGGGGACTCATAGCAAATGGGTGCGGGTGCAGGATGGGCGAATCCTCGGCTTCGCCACCTACATGACCGGCGAGATGTTCAAGGTGCTCAAAGACCATACAATTCTCGGGCGGCTGATGCCTGCCGAGAGCCCCGACGATCCAGAAGCCTTCGCCCAAGGCGTCGATCATGCCGGGTCGAGCGGGCATTTTCTCAATCATATTTTTTCGGCGCGCACATTCGGCCTGTTCGACCGGCTGCCGGCGGCGTCCCTAAAGAGCTATTTGTCCGGCCTGGTCATCGGCCATGAAGTGCGGGCGGCGGCCGGCGGCGCCTCCGGCCCCGTCGCGATCGTTGCCGATCAAGCGCTTGCGGCGCTCTATGCCCAAGCCTTGCAGCGCATCGGCTGCGCCCATGAAACGGCCCCCGACCACATCGTCCTGCGCGGCTTAAGCGAGATCGCGCGGTCCGCCGATCTGGTGTCATAATTCTGTCTGCGAATTGTGATGATGCAGTGTAGCGCGACAGCGTGCCGGAATCACAAAGAGTCTGGTGCGGATCGCGCAGCTTGGGCCTGTTAAAGCGAATGACTGGGTCTAGGGGGCATCATGTGGGCATTGCAATATTCCGCCGAACCTCCGGCCATCGTGACGAATCTGCCGGTCGTCAAGAAAATGCCGAAGATTGTCCGCGATTTGATGGGCTTGCCCGCCACCCTCGGCCGCGTCGGTGACCTCGAAATCCGCCTGGCGACGACGAAGAAAGAAATTCGCAAGGCCCAGCGGCTGCGCTACCGCGTCTTCTTCGAAGAAGGCCATGCCATCCCCGACCGCACCGCCGCTTTGTTGCGCCGTGACATATGTCCGTTCGACCGTGTCTGCGATCATCTGCTCGTCATCGACCACGCGGCGCGCAGCACCCATTTGAAACGCAAGAAATCGCGTGTGGTCGGCGCCTACCGGTTTTTGCGGCAGGATGTGGCGATGCGCAATTTCGGCTTCTATTCGACGGCTGAATTCGACGTGACGTCCCTGATCGCGCGCCACCCCGGCAAGCGCTTCATGGAGCTTGGCCGCTCCTGCGTGCTCGAAGCCTACCGCAGCAAGCGCGTGATCGAATTGCTCTGGCAAGGCATCGCCGCCTATGTGCAGCATCATGGCATCGACGTGATGTTCGGCTGTGCGAGCTTTGAAGGCGTTAGGCCGCAAGATCATGCCGAGGCGCTCGGCTATCTGCATCACCACGCCAAGGCCAAAGGCGATTATGCGGCGAGCGCGCTCGCCAATCGCTACAGCCGCATGGATGTGCTCGGAGCCAAGGACATCGATCCGCGCCGCGCCATTGCCGCGATGCCGCCGCTGGTGAAGGGCTATTTGCGTATCGGTGCGCGCTTCGGCGACGGCGCGGTGATCGATTGGCAATTCAACACGACCGACGTGCTGGTGATTCTTGCCGTCGATCAGATCGAGGCGCGCTACCTCAATCATTTCATTCCACAGAAAGTGGCGATGGCCGCTTAGAAGGCTTCGTCCTTCAAAATGGCCGCCAAGGCCTCGCGATAAGTCGGATAGGCCAGCGCGACACCGAGATCGCGCTTCATCTTCGCATTCGACACACGCTTGTTCTCGCCATAAAAGCTGCGCGCCATCGCTGTCAAACGTGCGCTGGCGAAATCCTGCTCGGCCGGAGGCTCGACGCCCAGCAGCGATGCGCCATAGGTCACGACATCCTGCGGCGGTGCCGGATAGTCGTCGGTGACGTTCCACAGGCCGCCGCCGTCATGGGCGAAGGCCGCACGAATCGCCCGCGCAATGTCCTCGACATGGATGCGGTTGAACACCTGGTCCGGCTTGATCAGCCGCTTGGCGGTACCATTGCGCAAATTGACGAATGTATTGCGGCCCGGCCCGTAAATGCCGGCGAGGCGCAGGATGTGAACGGCCTTGCCGGTCTGCGCAGCGAGGGCGCTCCACTCGTTCTCCACTGCAACGCGCGCCACGCTGCGCGCACTCTTCGGATTGGGCGCCGTCGTCTCATCGACCCATGCGCCGCCGTGATCGCCATACACACCCACTGTCGAGAGATAGACGATGCGGGTCAGTTGGGCGGTTACCGCGAGCGCGTCGCGCAAAACATCGAGAACGGGATCGCGCAGTCCGTCGGGCGGAATGCTGACAAGCACGTGCTCGGCGCGCGCGAGTGCCTCATACAGTTCCGGCGTGCCGTGTTGGCCATCGAACACCAGTGCGTTGAATCCCGCCTGCGTCAAGGCGGCAACTTTGTCCTGCGTGCGCGCCGTGCCGACGATCTGCGTGCCATCGGCCGCGTGATGGCGCACATAATATTGCGCCGTATAGCCCAAACCAAAAATCAGAAGACTCATGCCTCTATCCATTCAGCGCGAACCTCATCATCCGTTTCGCGCGCAAACGCTTGCGCGGCATGATGCTGAAACACATCCGGCGGCGCAAGCCGCGCCAGCGCCCACACTGCGGCACCGCGGACCACAGGCGACTCATCATTTAAATGGCCGATCGCAATGTCCGCCATCGCAGGGTCTTTCGCATTGCCAATGGCGATCAGCACGTTGCGCAAGAAACGGTCGCGGCCGATGCGCTTGATCGGACTGCCGGAGAAATGCGTGCGAAAGGCTGCGTCGTCGAGGCTCGCGAGAAAGGTGAGATCCGGCGCATTGAGATCGCCGCGCGCCGCAAGCTTCGCCTCGCGGCTGGCTTGCGCGAATTTGTTCCAGGGACAGACCGCAAGACAATCGTCGCAACCATAGATGCGGTTGCCCATCGCCTGGCGCAGTGCGCGCGGAATCGGCCCTTTGTGCTCGATGGTGAGATAGGAAATGCAGCGGCGCGCGTCGATCTGATAGGGCGCGGGGAACGCGTCGGTGGGGCACACGTCGAGGCAGGCGCGGCACGAACCGCAATGATCCACTTCGGCCTCGTCCGGCGCGAGGGGCAATGACGTGAAGATCGATCCGAGAAACAGCCAAGAGCCGAACTCGCGCGAGACAAGATTGGTATGTTTGCCCTGCCAGCCGAGCCCCGCGCTCATGGCCAAAGGCTTCTCCATGACCGGCGCCGTATCGACGAAGACCTTCACATCGCAGACCTCGGGCTTCGCGGCCTTGACCAGCCATTGCGCCAGCAGCTTCAGCTTGCCCTTGATGACGTCATGATAATCGCGGTTGCGTGCATAGACCGAGATCGTTCCCTTGTGTCGGGCGGCCAATGTCGCGCGCGGATCCTCTTCGGGCCCGTAATTGACGCCCAGCATGACGATGCTGCGCACTTCGGGCCACAGCACGCGTGGGTCGGCCCGCCGCGCCGCCGTGTCCTGCATCCAATCCATCGAGCCATGCCGATCGAGTGCCAGCCACGCCGCCAAGCGTTCGGGCGCAAGCGGCAGCGCATCCGGCGCCGCGATCCGGCACAGGTCGAATCCCAAATCCTTGGCCGCCACCGCCAAGCGGCTTTTGAATGCGGTATGGTCGCTTTGCATCGTCTCGACCGGAGAAGTTCCTACCCCCAATTATAGCGGGGCGGCTGCAGAAATGGATGCCACGATCCAGGATCAGAAATCGAGTTCGGCGTAAATCTCCGACGGCGCCATGCCCGGCGTGCGGTCGGCCAGAAGCGGGCGGAACGAGGGACGCGATTTCAGCCGGACATACCAATCCTTGGCCGCCTCATCCTCGCCCCAAGGCACGTCGCCGAGATAATCGACGCTGGAAAGATGGGCGGCCGCGGCAAGATCGGCATAGCTCATCTCATTGCCCGCGAGCCATTTGCGCTTGCCGACGAGAAAACCGATGTAGCGCAGATGATAGCGGACATTGTTGCGTGCGGCGCGTACCACGTCCATGTCGAGCGGCCCGCCGCCGCGCTCCTGCGGCATGAAGCGCTTGTATACTTTCTCGGTGATCAGCGGTTCGGAGACTTCCGCGAAAAACTTGTCGTGGAACCAGCTCATCAGGCGCCGCACCTCGACGCGCGCGGCCGGATCCGGCGGCAGCAGCCGCTGATTGGTGGTCGTGCGGCTCCGCGTCTCGTCGAAATATTCGGCGATGATGCCGGTGCCGGGCAAAACCTGCCCCGATTCCTCGACCATCACCGGCGTCCGGCCGGCCGGGTCGAGCAGCAGGAAATCGTACCGCCGCTCGAACACCCGTTCCTCGATCAGCTCCGCATCGACGCCGAACTCGCCCAAGAGCAAGCGGACGAACCGCGAATGCGGACACAACGGATGATGGTACAGGGTGGCCATTAATGGTCCTTAACCATGCATAAAGGCGCACACAAGGCTCAGCCGCAAGATGTGGCGACCAACAGATATTGTGGTGAACAAAAGGTAAAAGCGGGATGGGATAACGCTCTCACACTCCATTCCGCCGGGTGAGGTTCAGCAAGTTTTGCAGCACATTCTCCGCGGCAAATCCCACGCTTCTCATCAATTGCTGAACGAGCGTCTGCTTTTCTTCCATCGTCACTTTGAAAATCCGCGCCTCGTGCCGCGCGCGGAAGAGATAATCGTCCGATGTGCTCAACGCGTCGATGAGGCCGAGCGACAGCGCCTCCTGGCCGTACCAATGATCGCCATTGGCGACTTTTTCCAGCTCGATCTGCGGGCGGTAGCTCTGCACGAAGTGCTTGAACGCTACATGGGTCGCGCTGAGCTTTTCCTTGAAATGCTCGCGGCCCTCTTCGGTGATTTCGCCGAGCACGGAGACGGTGCGCTTATATTCGCCGGCCGTATATTGCTCGTAGTCGATGTCGTTCTTCTTGAGCAGCCGGTACAAATTCGGCACTTCCGCGACGACACCGATCGAGCCGACCACCGCGAAAGGCGCGCAGAGAATCTTGTTGGCGGTGCAGGCCATCAGATAGCCGCCGCTTGCTGCGACCTCGTCGACGCAGACGGTCAGCGGAATTTTCGCGTCGCGGATGCGCAGGAGCTGCGACGCGGCATAGCCATAGGAGGTGACCAGCCCGCCGGGGCTGTCGATCTTGACGACGATCTCGTCACTCTCGGGCTTGGCGATGGTCAAAACGCCGTCGATCTGCTGGGCGAGCTGCTCGGCGGCGCTCGCCTTCGTGTCGCCCTTGAACTCGATGAGGTAGAGGCATTTGCGCGTATCCTTGCGCTCGAGCTTCGCCTCTTTCTTATGGGCCTTGCGCCGCGCTTTCAGCGCCTTCTTGTCGAGCACTTTCGCGACGAAACGCTCTTCCATCTCGTCGTAAAGGTGATTGAGATTGCTGATCGTGAGGCCGGTCTCGTCCTCCTCCTGCCCGCGCGCCACCGACGCGATGAGAATGACGAGGCCGCCAACCGCACCGACGATCAGCGCCGCCTTGAGGGCGAAAGACGCAATATGCAACCAGAAATCCATCGCGAACCTATCCCTGTGGCGCGGCCGGCCTGTGCCAGAATGGGGCGGCGCCCATTTACGCCGCAAACCCAAAATTCACCAAGAGGCGCCAGATTGGCGTCGAGACCGGCGCCTCCAGTTCTCGCGTAAGCCGGTCCGCTTCATGAATAAAGGGCGGTCCCTCACGGGGCCGCCCTTTTGTTTTCTTATTCGTCAGCGGCTTATTGGCTGGCCGTCTCTTCGGCTTTGCGCTCGGTCGCTTCCTTGGCCTCGATGTCCTCGCCGGTCTGCTGGTCGACGGCTTTCATCGAGAGGCGGATCTTGCCGCGCTCGTCGAAGCCGAGGAGCTTCACCTTCACCTTGTCGCCGTCCTTGACCACGTCCGAAGTCTTGGCAACGCGCTGCTTGGCGAGCTGCGAGATATGGACGAGGCCGTCCTTGGCACCGAAGAAGTTCACAAAAGCGCCGAAATCGGCGACCTTCACGACGGTGCCGTCATAGATCATGCCGACTTCCGGATCGGAGGCGATCGACTTGATCCAGTTGATCGCGGCCTTGATCGACGCGCCGTCCGAGGAGGCGACCTTCACGGTGCCGTCGTCCTCGATATTGATCTTGGCGCCGGTCTTCTCCACGATCTCGCGGATCACCTTGCCGCCGGTGCCGATCACTTCGCGGATCTTGTCGGTCGCGATCTTCATGGTCTCGATGCGCGGCGCATGTTCGCCGAGTTCGGCGCGGGCGCCGGTGATGGCTTTCGCCATCTCGCCGAGGATGTGCAGACGCCCACCCTTGGCCTGATCCAAAGCGACCTTCATGATCTCTTCGGTGATGCCGGCGATCTTGATGTCCATCTGCAGCGAGGTCACGCCGTTTTCCGTGCCGGCGACCTTGAAGTCCATGTCGCCGAGATGATCCTCGTCACCGAGGATGTCGGAGAGCACGGCAAAGCGCTCGCCTTCCAGGATCAGGCCCATGGCGATGCCGGCCGTCGGGCGCTTCAGCGGGACGCCCGCATCCATCAGCGCCAGCGAGGAGC
Proteins encoded:
- a CDS encoding 2-dehydro-3-deoxygalactonokinase — encoded protein: MNKTFVGVDWGTSSLRAYLADAGGKILAVHRSSAGIQQQQGAFESTLGTVLTELAAPPHVPVLMAGMIGSRQGWIEAPYVETPCDAKRLAAGLADVPNGLGRDIRIVPGLCDLSGPAPDVMRGEETQLLGLLRDFPSQYGAVVMPGTHSKWVRVQDGRILGFATYMTGEMFKVLKDHTILGRLMPAESPDDPEAFAQGVDHAGSSGHFLNHIFSARTFGLFDRLPAASLKSYLSGLVIGHEVRAAAGGASGPVAIVADQALAALYAQALQRIGCAHETAPDHIVLRGLSEIARSADLVS
- a CDS encoding SDR family oxidoreductase, whose protein sequence is MSLLIFGLGYTAQYYVRHHAADGTQIVGTARTQDKVAALTQAGFNALVFDGQHGTPELYEALARAEHVLVSIPPDGLRDPVLDVLRDALAVTAQLTRIVYLSTVGVYGDHGGAWVDETTAPNPKSARSVARVAVENEWSALAAQTGKAVHILRLAGIYGPGRNTFVNLRNGTAKRLIKPDQVFNRIHVEDIARAIRAAFAHDGGGLWNVTDDYPAPPQDVVTYGASLLGVEPPAEQDFASARLTAMARSFYGENKRVSNAKMKRDLGVALAYPTYREALAAILKDEAF
- a CDS encoding GNAT family N-acetyltransferase, which gives rise to MWALQYSAEPPAIVTNLPVVKKMPKIVRDLMGLPATLGRVGDLEIRLATTKKEIRKAQRLRYRVFFEEGHAIPDRTAALLRRDICPFDRVCDHLLVIDHAARSTHLKRKKSRVVGAYRFLRQDVAMRNFGFYSTAEFDVTSLIARHPGKRFMELGRSCVLEAYRSKRVIELLWQGIAAYVQHHGIDVMFGCASFEGVRPQDHAEALGYLHHHAKAKGDYAASALANRYSRMDVLGAKDIDPRRAIAAMPPLVKGYLRIGARFGDGAVIDWQFNTTDVLVILAVDQIEARYLNHFIPQKVAMAA
- a CDS encoding glutathione S-transferase family protein, coding for MATLYHHPLCPHSRFVRLLLGEFGVDAELIEERVFERRYDFLLLDPAGRTPVMVEESGQVLPGTGIIAEYFDETRSRTTTNQRLLPPDPAARVEVRRLMSWFHDKFFAEVSEPLITEKVYKRFMPQERGGGPLDMDVVRAARNNVRYHLRYIGFLVGKRKWLAGNEMSYADLAAAAHLSSVDYLGDVPWGEDEAAKDWYVRLKSRPSFRPLLADRTPGMAPSEIYAELDF
- the queG gene encoding tRNA epoxyqueuosine(34) reductase QueG, with protein sequence MQSDHTAFKSRLAVAAKDLGFDLCRIAAPDALPLAPERLAAWLALDRHGSMDWMQDTAARRADPRVLWPEVRSIVMLGVNYGPEEDPRATLAARHKGTISVYARNRDYHDVIKGKLKLLAQWLVKAAKPEVCDVKVFVDTAPVMEKPLAMSAGLGWQGKHTNLVSREFGSWLFLGSIFTSLPLAPDEAEVDHCGSCRACLDVCPTDAFPAPYQIDARRCISYLTIEHKGPIPRALRQAMGNRIYGCDDCLAVCPWNKFAQASREAKLAARGDLNAPDLTFLASLDDAAFRTHFSGSPIKRIGRDRFLRNVLIAIGNAKDPAMADIAIGHLNDESPVVRGAAVWALARLAPPDVFQHHAAQAFARETDDEVRAEWIEA
- the sohB gene encoding protease SohB produces the protein MDFWLHIASFALKAALIVGAVGGLVILIASVARGQEEDETGLTISNLNHLYDEMEERFVAKVLDKKALKARRKAHKKEAKLERKDTRKCLYLIEFKGDTKASAAEQLAQQIDGVLTIAKPESDEIVVKIDSPGGLVTSYGYAASQLLRIRDAKIPLTVCVDEVAASGGYLMACTANKILCAPFAVVGSIGVVAEVPNLYRLLKKNDIDYEQYTAGEYKRTVSVLGEITEEGREHFKEKLSATHVAFKHFVQSYRPQIELEKVANGDHWYGQEALSLGLIDALSTSDDYLFRARHEARIFKVTMEEKQTLVQQLMRSVGFAAENVLQNLLNLTRRNGV
- a CDS encoding GcvT family protein, with protein sequence MRTHAQAVVIGGGVVGCSVLYHLAKAGWRDVMLIEKSELTSGSTWHAAGGTHTFNGDANVSRLQKYTLDLLRELEAFSGQSCGIHANGGLYLASNDGEMDFLHLMASRARHLHMETEILSVREAKKFNPLLEEQYFIGAAWRADGGHCDPAGTTQAYAKSARMLGAEIHRFTRVLELNQRRDGTWDVVTDKGTVHADHVVNCGGLWAREVGHMVGIELPVLAMEHMYIVTEAIPELEGRDREFVNTTDFSGEIYFRQEGKGALLGTYEKACVPWSPVKTPDDFSMQLLPDDLERIAPELEVGFKHFPAVARAGIKKVINGPFTFAPDGNPLVGPVRGLRNYWVACAVMAGFSQGGGIGLVLSEWMTKGDPGSDILAMDVSRFGSFATPTYTYRKVVENYRRRFRLAFPNEELPEARNVRATPVYGRFDQAGAVWGANFGLEHALWFAPDGVARQETPTYRRSEAFPIVKAECQAVRKTVGMYETSNYGKYEVRGKGARAWLDKVLACKMPRPGRMALAPMLSPAGKIIGDLSISCLDEDRYMLFGSGFAEEFHMRWFWSQNPPADVTVLSRASTLTGFSISGPNSRALLQKLVRVDLAKDAFKLFQLTETAVGLAPCILSRSGFTGELGYEVWTTPDFQVALYDDIVEAGQNFGLVHFGGRALSSLRLEKNYGSFNKDFRPDYTPAETGLDLFVDFSKPEFNGRDAVLKERETGPKKKFVTMVVDADHADVIGYESIEKDGKPVGYVTSGGFGHCVGKSIAMGYVPAALASDGETFTINIFGKICTATITAKPLHDPKGLLLRG
- a CDS encoding amidohydrolase family protein; amino-acid sequence: MPDFPLIDAHIHLYDSARLSYSWMQQAPALLGRHLLPEFDAACDAVQVEKVVFVEVAADPGLHLDEAGFIDGLAREEPRIAAMVAHAPLEKGAFVEADLVALAEHKSLRGIRRLIQSEADPAFCLEPDFIAGVRLLAKYGLSFDLCIKHWQMTHAIELVRRCPEVIFILDHIGKPGIRFGFREPWWSELRELAFLPNVYCKMSGVITEADPNAWTPQIIRPYVEHVIACFGFGRTMFGSDWTVSTLTHPYPLWIEILDEILHGCSDAELRAFYRDTAAKAYRLDG